The genomic DNA CGCTGATGTTCATCACGGACCACCTCAACCTCGCCTTCGCCTCGCCGATGTCCGGGCCGGTGCGCGAGGGTGAGCCTCGCTGGCCCGACCTGGCTGCGCCCTACGACCCCGACTGGACCGACCGTGCCGAGGCGCTCGCCCTGGAGCGCGGCATCCCGACCCAGCGCGGGGTCTACCTCTGGACGACTGGCCCGAGCTACGAGACCCCCGCCGAGATTCGGTTCTTCCGCACGATCGGGGCCGACGCCGTCGGGATGAGCACCGTGCCCGAAGTCATCCAGGCCGCGGCGCTCGGCATGTCCACGCTCGGGATCTCGGCGATCACGAATGCCGCCGCCGGGCTCAACGCCGAGCCGCTGAACCACGACGAGGTGATAGCCGTCGGGCAGCAGGTCCGAGGCCGCTTCGCCGCGCTCGTCCGGGCCATCGTCGCCGACGCCTAGCGCCCGCCCTCGGCGATGGCGGTGGCGATCTCGTTCTGGGCGACCGAGATCAGGCTGGACCGGCTCGTGAAGTTGTTGGCGATCGCGACGAACACGTAGGGCGTGCCGTCGGCCCCGGCAGCATAGCCGGAGAGGGCCCGGACGTGCTCGAGGGCACCGGTCTTGGCGCGGACCGGGAGGCCGGGCAGACGGTAGCGCAGGGTTGTCTGCTCCTCGCCGCCCTGCGGGAGCGTCGCCACGAAGGCGCCGCGCATCGGAGACCGGTAGACATAGGCCAGCAGTTGCCCGAGCGTCTCCGGCGTGAGCAGGTTCTTGCGTGACAGTCCCGACCCGTCGCGGACGGCGATGCCGTCGGTCCTGATCCCGGCCCGCTCCAGGAACGCGAGGACGCGCCGCTCGCCGCCCGTCGCGCCGCCGTTGCCGGAGAACGTGCGGAAAACCTGCTCGGCGTAGAGGTTGTTGCTCCGGTGGTTGACGGTCGTCAGGATGTCGAGGAGGGGCGGCGAGAGGTGGACGAGGACGGGGTCCGCCGCGTAGCTCGGCGGCTCCTCCAGGTTGTCGGCGTCCACGACCTCCGCGGCGACGGTGATGCCCGCGTCGCGGAGGCGCTCGGCGAAGGCGTGGAGCGTGAACGCGGTCGGGTCCTGGATCGGGATGCGCGCCGCGCCCTCGTAGCGGGACGAGACCGATCCCTCGACCTGGATCTGGTTCGTGCCGACGGTGCGGCGGATGCGGAGCGGGTTGTAGCCGCGCCGCCCCCGCGTGGCGAGGTCGCCCGTCACCTCGACGTAGCCTGCCGGGTCGGTGGTAACCTCGGCCGGTTCGCCGGGCCTCGTGCCGGCCATCGAGAGGGTAACGAGGT from Bacteroidota bacterium includes the following:
- the dacB gene encoding D-alanyl-D-alanine carboxypeptidase/D-alanyl-D-alanine-endopeptidase translates to MRLAPLLFAAVFAAVSLVVWAGPRPLEAGNVSDAAIRNAVTAALGAENLPDAFWGVYVQNLQTGEVVVSRNADKNLMPASNMKLVTVATALDALGPDFRYVTRLYFDGTAGGEAGDSTLRGDLVLRGSGDPTFGSVLAGPDPLRAWAEQLRAMGVRRIEGRLIGDDDVMDERPYANGWDISYIATEDWAAPAGGLTFRDNLVTLSMAGTRPGEPAEVTTDPAGYVEVTGDLATRGRRGYNPLRIRRTVGTNQIQVEGSVSSRYEGAARIPIQDPTAFTLHAFAERLRDAGITVAAEVVDADNLEEPPSYAADPVLVHLSPPLLDILTTVNHRSNNLYAEQVFRTFSGNGGATGGERRVLAFLERAGIRTDGIAVRDGSGLSRKNLLTPETLGQLLAYVYRSPMRGAFVATLPQGGEEQTTLRYRLPGLPVRAKTGALEHVRALSGYAAGADGTPYVFVAIANNFTSRSSLISVAQNEIATAIAEGGR
- a CDS encoding purine-nucleoside phosphorylase produces the protein MTDLPTEALGTAVAAVRRHTDAAPGLVLILGSGLGALADEASDAVAIPTAEIPGYPRSTVTGHAGRLVFGSLEGRSVLFVQGRVHLYEGHAPSVLGFPVRLAHALGARRLLVTNAAGGIDPAMGPGTLMFITDHLNLAFASPMSGPVREGEPRWPDLAAPYDPDWTDRAEALALERGIPTQRGVYLWTTGPSYETPAEIRFFRTIGADAVGMSTVPEVIQAAALGMSTLGISAITNAAAGLNAEPLNHDEVIAVGQQVRGRFAALVRAIVADA